In Vibrio sp. 10N, the following proteins share a genomic window:
- a CDS encoding TA system antitoxin ParD family protein — MATTSVRIDQELFEKASIMAKALNRTTPKQIEHWAKIGEMMEDNPDLPYKFVKQAIIAKAEKEAGKLEAYNFD; from the coding sequence ATGGCAACTACTAGCGTGCGAATTGATCAAGAGCTTTTCGAAAAAGCCTCCATCATGGCAAAAGCTTTAAACAGAACAACCCCAAAACAAATTGAGCACTGGGCTAAGATCGGTGAAATGATGGAAGACAACCCTGATTTACCATATAAGTTTGTTAAACAAGCAATTATAGCTAAAGCTGAGAAAGAGGCTGGAAAACTAGAGGCTTATAACTTTGACTGA
- a CDS encoding GNAT family N-acetyltransferase: MELVEITDVSVVKSYIRKLYSELFGVSGVPSEESFRKIFSELPQNTHFSYEVKKGNEVLAFFTLSESFSVFAQGRYGIINEFWVNEEHRSKGVGKAVIQEIVKLSHVNGWSRIDVTAPPSEKWDKTFEFYQKCGFEFTGRKLKLYPL, encoded by the coding sequence ATGGAATTAGTTGAAATCACCGATGTTAGTGTGGTCAAAAGCTATATTAGAAAACTTTACAGCGAGTTATTTGGAGTTTCAGGCGTACCCAGCGAAGAGAGCTTTCGAAAAATTTTTAGCGAACTACCTCAGAATACCCATTTTTCTTACGAGGTAAAGAAAGGCAATGAAGTGCTAGCTTTTTTCACTTTAAGCGAGTCTTTTTCAGTATTTGCCCAAGGTCGATATGGAATAATTAATGAATTTTGGGTAAATGAAGAACATCGCTCAAAAGGTGTTGGTAAAGCCGTCATTCAAGAGATAGTGAAACTAAGCCATGTCAACGGATGGTCACGGATTGATGTGACAGCACCACCCAGTGAAAAGTGGGATAAGACGTTCGAGTTTTATCAAAAGTGTGGCTTTGAGTTCACAGGCAGAAAGTTAAAGTTGTATCCCTTGTAA
- a CDS encoding GNAT family N-acetyltransferase, producing the protein MYLISPSANYKEAFAEFYYDFAVNDPENADYYEQGYSDFDNYIESLTNEEKGINLREGYVPCSHFWLTSNAGEVIGAIRVRHTIDNEFLSFEGGHIGYDIAPSFRSKGFGKSMLKLVLPKALELGITTALITADEDNIASRKVIESNGGNFDKVVQGKVFPNPIARYWVSCA; encoded by the coding sequence ATGTATTTAATATCACCATCAGCAAATTATAAAGAAGCATTTGCAGAGTTTTATTATGATTTCGCAGTTAATGATCCTGAAAATGCGGATTATTACGAGCAGGGATATTCTGACTTTGATAACTACATAGAAAGTCTGACAAACGAAGAAAAGGGTATAAACCTACGTGAAGGTTATGTTCCTTGTAGTCATTTTTGGTTAACGTCCAATGCTGGTGAAGTTATTGGTGCTATTAGGGTTAGACACACGATAGACAACGAGTTCCTCAGCTTTGAGGGTGGTCATATTGGTTACGATATTGCACCAAGTTTTCGTTCTAAAGGTTTTGGCAAGTCAATGCTTAAACTTGTTCTGCCAAAAGCATTAGAGTTAGGGATTACTACCGCTTTGATCACGGCTGATGAAGACAACATCGCATCGCGCAAGGTCATTGAAAGCAATGGCGGTAACTTTGATAAAGTTGTGCAAGGAAAAGTCTTTCCCAATCCAATAGCGAGATATTGGGTTTCGTGCGCATGA
- a CDS encoding GFA family protein translates to MITGSCQCGAVQYELLSEPFRASHCHCKMCQKLHGSAFATYVTVPKNDLRYISELTEISEYSSSAHVTRKFCRTCGSNIEWSDSRRYPDRVSVTLATLDGSNSPSEIHEIFTETAVCWSVR, encoded by the coding sequence TTGATTACAGGAAGCTGCCAATGTGGTGCGGTCCAATATGAGTTGTTATCCGAGCCTTTTCGAGCTTCTCATTGTCACTGCAAGATGTGTCAAAAGCTACATGGTTCAGCATTCGCGACTTATGTGACCGTCCCTAAAAATGACCTGCGTTATATCTCAGAGCTGACTGAAATTTCAGAATATAGCTCCTCTGCACATGTTACTCGAAAATTCTGTAGAACGTGTGGCTCAAATATAGAGTGGTCTGATAGCCGGAGATATCCAGATAGAGTTTCAGTAACACTAGCTACATTGGATGGCAGCAATTCTCCTAGTGAGATACATGAAATTTTTACAGAAACGGCGGTGTGTTGGTCAGTGCGCTAA
- a CDS encoding type II toxin-antitoxin system YafQ family toxin, translating to MYLLEYSTQFKKDFKKVTKLPIPDVLEVGNIISKLQRGETLCAQNVDHPLSGNWAGFRDCHIKPDLVLIYRIHDRTLQLARIGSHSELF from the coding sequence ATGTATCTTCTTGAATATTCGACGCAATTTAAAAAAGACTTCAAGAAAGTGACTAAGTTGCCTATCCCAGATGTACTTGAGGTAGGCAACATTATTTCTAAACTACAGCGTGGCGAAACACTTTGTGCTCAGAATGTTGACCATCCATTAAGTGGTAACTGGGCTGGATTTCGAGACTGTCACATTAAGCCGGACTTAGTTCTAATCTATCGTATCCACGATAGAACTCTTCAACTAGCCAGAATAGGATCACACAGCGAACTATTTTGA
- a CDS encoding type II toxin-antitoxin system RelB/DinJ family antitoxin codes for MKNEMLSTRIDHDTKVAFTNICDEVGLSPSQAIKLFAHAVINHGGIPFELKVRQPNQESIAAMQELVSGQGHKADSVDSLFNTLTDDKVSNVSS; via the coding sequence ATGAAAAATGAAATGCTAAGTACACGTATCGACCACGATACCAAAGTAGCTTTTACCAACATCTGTGATGAAGTTGGTTTGAGCCCGTCACAAGCAATCAAGCTGTTTGCTCACGCGGTGATCAATCACGGTGGGATCCCATTCGAGCTCAAAGTAAGACAGCCGAATCAAGAGAGCATTGCCGCAATGCAAGAGCTCGTATCTGGCCAAGGCCACAAAGCTGACTCGGTAGACTCTCTATTCAACACACTAACTGATGACAAAGTAAGCAATGTATCTTCTTGA
- a CDS encoding GFA family protein has protein sequence MDYPLQGACQCGQVTYELHEKPLMVFACHCTECQKLSTSPFSITAVVDASKVEFSGQLRSWERLADSGNRNCAMFCPSCGNRIYHFNPDAPETVKLKLKPIDQSSTDIFEPQAHVWVSEKLDWYQIPNNVKVFPKQPS, from the coding sequence ATGGATTATCCACTTCAAGGCGCATGTCAGTGCGGACAAGTTACCTATGAACTACATGAAAAACCACTAATGGTTTTTGCTTGTCACTGTACAGAGTGTCAAAAGCTATCTACCAGCCCATTTAGCATCACTGCGGTTGTTGATGCATCTAAAGTAGAGTTTTCGGGTCAACTGAGAAGTTGGGAGCGATTAGCTGATAGTGGTAATCGTAACTGTGCAATGTTCTGCCCAAGTTGTGGAAACAGAATTTATCACTTTAATCCAGATGCACCGGAAACAGTTAAGTTAAAGCTAAAACCAATTGATCAATCTTCAACTGATATTTTCGAACCTCAAGCGCATGTTTGGGTTAGTGAAAAGCTGGATTGGTATCAGATACCAAATAATGTGAAGGTCTTTCCCAAACAGCCGAGCTAG
- a CDS encoding GrpB family protein, giving the protein MQFYKANEYQPSCESLYRQYETKIATLLPAARIEHIGASSIPNVLSKGDLDILVGVNGDELEKAVKLLSTLGFNEKSDTLRTLELCMLESSSGEDVAFQVVANGSEFDLFVSFRDKLRGSPELVQQYNELKKSCVGWSHEKYRQKKSVFIQRVLRQA; this is encoded by the coding sequence GTGCAGTTTTACAAAGCGAATGAATATCAGCCTTCGTGTGAAAGCCTATATCGGCAATACGAAACTAAAATAGCAACCTTACTGCCAGCCGCAAGGATTGAGCATATTGGAGCTTCCTCTATCCCCAATGTGTTATCTAAAGGTGACTTAGACATACTTGTTGGTGTTAACGGTGATGAGCTTGAGAAAGCCGTAAAGTTACTTTCAACTTTAGGTTTCAACGAAAAATCAGATACGTTACGAACTCTAGAGCTTTGTATGCTGGAAAGTAGTTCTGGTGAGGATGTCGCTTTCCAAGTTGTCGCGAATGGCTCTGAATTTGACCTATTTGTGAGCTTTCGAGACAAGCTTCGGGGAAGCCCGGAGCTGGTTCAACAGTACAATGAACTCAAAAAGTCTTGTGTAGGCTGGAGTCACGAAAAGTATCGTCAGAAAAAGTCGGTCTTTATTCAGCGTGTGTTGAGACAGGCATAA
- a CDS encoding signal peptidase II, whose amino-acid sequence MKFYIKLMLIVAISTFCVGCDQATKALASNYLPKFYMDSYLNDIFRVGYFENTGAFLSLGSSLSSEYRFYIFVVAIAIFLSALLIYVACSKSLNTAQVVALTLFLSGGASNLYDRIVNNGAVIDFLNFGVGSLRTGVFNVADIAIVAGGVMFVFANSKLDLRNGNF is encoded by the coding sequence ATGAAGTTCTATATCAAATTAATGTTAATAGTTGCCATCTCAACTTTTTGTGTAGGTTGTGATCAAGCAACTAAAGCATTAGCTTCAAACTACTTGCCCAAATTCTACATGGACAGTTATCTCAATGACATCTTTCGAGTTGGGTATTTTGAGAATACGGGAGCGTTCTTGAGTTTAGGTAGTTCACTCTCTAGTGAGTACCGTTTTTATATTTTCGTCGTTGCTATAGCTATTTTCCTATCAGCATTGCTAATATATGTAGCTTGCTCCAAAAGCCTCAATACGGCTCAAGTTGTTGCATTGACGTTGTTTTTATCGGGTGGCGCAAGCAATTTATATGACCGAATAGTAAACAATGGAGCGGTGATTGATTTTTTAAATTTTGGTGTGGGCTCATTGAGGACGGGTGTTTTTAATGTAGCGGACATAGCAATTGTTGCAGGTGGCGTCATGTTTGTCTTTGCAAACTCAAAATTAGATCTGAGAAATGGGAACTTCTAA
- a CDS encoding type II toxin-antitoxin system RelE/ParE family toxin, whose product MTEITNILQTPTFKKAVKKLHKNQKSDLDNAVRELMKDPYLGEQKKGDLSFLRVHKFIMVKQLTLLGYSYEDGTVTLELIALGSHENFYRDVKRFY is encoded by the coding sequence TTGACTGAAATCACAAATATTTTACAAACCCCTACCTTTAAAAAGGCAGTCAAAAAGTTGCATAAAAACCAAAAATCAGACTTGGATAACGCAGTTCGAGAATTGATGAAAGATCCTTATCTGGGCGAGCAGAAAAAGGGAGACCTCTCTTTTCTTCGCGTTCACAAGTTCATAATGGTCAAACAACTAACGCTTCTAGGCTATAGCTATGAAGATGGAACTGTTACTTTGGAACTAATCGCTCTCGGGTCTCACGAAAACTTCTACCGCGATGTTAAGAGGTTCTACTGA